A genomic region of Xanthomonas fragariae contains the following coding sequences:
- a CDS encoding ParA family protein — translation MRIWAIANQKGGVGKTTTTLALGRGLAALGHRVLLIDLDPHSSLTRSFGVAVDPPPRGVLDLFGTPPSDLANLLHESAIPGLSYVCAQAALATLERRSATQPGLGLALQNAMSRHAGQHDYILLDCPPTLGLLMINALAACDRVVVPTQAEPLALHGLASMVRTADMVQRSRRRELPVSILPTLFDRRTRAGTDTLKEMQATYGAVVWEDAVPVDTRICNAAALTLPATGSDYQGRGLSAYRRALEWVLAEDAMRMEQAA, via the coding sequence ATGCGTATCTGGGCAATCGCCAACCAAAAGGGCGGTGTAGGCAAGACCACTACGACGCTGGCATTGGGTCGTGGTCTGGCCGCGCTCGGCCACCGGGTGTTGCTGATCGACCTCGATCCGCACTCCTCGCTCACCCGCTCGTTCGGCGTGGCGGTGGACCCGCCGCCGCGCGGGGTGCTGGACCTGTTCGGCACTCCGCCGAGCGATCTGGCCAACCTGCTGCACGAAAGCGCCATCCCCGGCTTGTCCTATGTCTGCGCGCAAGCCGCACTGGCCACGCTGGAACGTCGCAGCGCCACGCAGCCAGGTCTGGGCTTGGCCCTGCAGAACGCCATGAGCCGCCATGCCGGCCAGCACGACTACATCCTGCTCGACTGCCCGCCCACGCTCGGCCTGTTGATGATCAATGCATTGGCCGCCTGCGACCGCGTGGTGGTACCGACTCAGGCCGAGCCGCTCGCGCTGCATGGTCTGGCCAGCATGGTGCGCACCGCCGACATGGTGCAGCGTTCGCGTCGTCGCGAACTCCCGGTGTCGATCCTGCCGACCTTGTTCGACCGACGCACGCGCGCCGGCACCGACACACTCAAGGAAATGCAGGCCACCTACGGCGCCGTGGTCTGGGAAGACGCAGTGCCGGTGGATACCCGAATTTGCAATGCCGCTGCACTGACCCTCCCCGCCACCGGCAGTGACTATCAGGGCCGCGGCCTGTCCGCTTATCGCCGTGCGCTGGAATGGGTGCTGGCCGAAGACGCGATGCGCATGGAGCAAGCCGCATGA
- a CDS encoding DUF3693 domain-containing protein — translation MSAENELINLVRAGGKFSSDNELAQKLGVTRAMVSSWRSGRYVLPDDQIAQLCALATLDGASWMARIHTERAASATERALWQSILDRLAPITAVVGVLGLVALGIHAGSHEAVVAAFSPVAITPTLYTLCEM, via the coding sequence ATGAGCGCGGAAAACGAACTGATCAACCTTGTGCGAGCAGGAGGAAAGTTCAGTTCAGACAATGAGTTAGCTCAGAAGCTGGGGGTGACCAGGGCGATGGTTAGCTCTTGGCGTTCGGGCAGGTATGTGCTGCCGGACGATCAAATTGCGCAGCTCTGTGCGCTTGCAACGCTAGACGGGGCAAGCTGGATGGCAAGGATTCACACCGAGCGTGCAGCGTCCGCGACAGAACGTGCTCTGTGGCAATCGATCCTGGACAGACTGGCCCCGATCACCGCGGTGGTCGGGGTGCTGGGCCTAGTCGCACTAGGGATCCACGCAGGAAGCCATGAGGCGGTAGTGGCGGCCTTCTCTCCGGTCGCCATAACGCCAACCCTCTATACATTATGCGAAATGTAA
- a CDS encoding replication initiation factor domain-containing protein, which produces MTPLLALCLPFSPAQLCNRPAHPVGPSSNTGQKSQTLECLSKPIIDFCTLVFDSDKAVNFFKRMNAQQMVAYVFGTSSSIVAGPLADRLWNFRYQRSAMLIDETSSVCGRLGLSDDGEVMISLTGQGCSHVPSWPFVERIAEDLGAHLTRVDIAIDDHSGEIFDVQQFREAYHEGLFTMNGRPPHAKSINDEGTNKGSSFYIGQKGHKELCIYEKGKQLGDPESDWVRCELRLYAKRINLPLAALSNPGKYFASAYTVLADLVIGELTRLELKERMVNPSVKAMVDFIDTQAGTALRVLWNALNSRSPEYAVSVLQRYLSHDGVPGRFKNLHQLDLEVRISNQLDELFPDCAY; this is translated from the coding sequence GTGACCCCGCTCCTCGCCCTTTGTTTACCCTTTTCACCGGCGCAGCTGTGCAATCGGCCGGCGCACCCGGTTGGCCCGAGCAGTAACACGGGCCAAAAGTCTCAGACCCTCGAATGTCTCTCGAAGCCGATCATCGATTTCTGCACCCTCGTTTTTGACTCTGACAAGGCCGTCAATTTCTTCAAGCGCATGAACGCACAGCAGATGGTGGCCTACGTGTTCGGCACCTCCAGCAGCATCGTTGCTGGCCCCCTCGCTGATCGCTTGTGGAACTTCCGCTATCAGCGCAGCGCAATGCTGATCGATGAGACTTCTAGCGTCTGTGGTCGCCTCGGTCTCTCCGACGATGGTGAGGTCATGATCAGCCTCACAGGGCAGGGCTGTAGCCACGTCCCCAGCTGGCCGTTTGTCGAGCGCATCGCCGAGGATCTCGGTGCGCATTTGACTCGCGTCGATATCGCCATCGATGACCACAGCGGTGAGATTTTCGATGTCCAGCAGTTCCGTGAGGCATACCACGAAGGACTGTTCACAATGAACGGCCGGCCTCCGCACGCTAAGTCGATCAACGACGAGGGCACCAACAAGGGGTCATCGTTCTACATCGGCCAAAAGGGCCACAAAGAGCTGTGCATCTACGAAAAGGGCAAGCAGCTCGGCGACCCGGAAAGTGATTGGGTTCGCTGCGAACTCCGTCTCTACGCCAAGCGTATCAATCTTCCCCTGGCCGCGTTGTCTAACCCTGGCAAGTACTTCGCCAGCGCTTACACCGTTCTCGCTGATCTGGTCATTGGTGAGTTGACCAGGCTGGAATTGAAAGAACGCATGGTTAATCCGTCCGTCAAAGCCATGGTCGATTTCATCGACACGCAAGCCGGCACAGCGCTCCGCGTCCTCTGGAACGCGTTGAACAGTCGCAGCCCCGAATACGCCGTGTCTGTCCTGCAGCGCTACCTGTCGCACGACGGCGTACCAGGGCGTTTCAAGAACCTGCATCAGCTCGACTTAGAGGTTCGCATCAGCAACCAGCTGGATGAGCTGTTCCCCGATTGCGCCTACTAG
- a CDS encoding chloride channel protein produces MGYRPQNNHDGLWWEIALGIFVGQLMIAAFAGVVALCLGYLTVRSIAGSVPQPNARELYTPHAQRHQSEAAKLRPLESDERCIQGKRFGRLSNGWQELTNDPC; encoded by the coding sequence ATGGGCTACAGACCGCAAAACAACCACGATGGGCTTTGGTGGGAAATCGCACTGGGCATCTTCGTAGGACAGCTAATGATCGCCGCATTCGCAGGCGTGGTAGCACTATGCCTGGGCTACTTGACCGTGCGCAGCATTGCAGGTTCGGTGCCTCAACCAAATGCTCGAGAGCTATACACGCCACACGCCCAGCGGCACCAATCAGAAGCAGCCAAGCTACGCCCCCTAGAATCGGACGAACGATGCATTCAAGGCAAACGCTTTGGCCGGCTATCCAACGGATGGCAAGAACTGACTAACGACCCATGCTAA
- a CDS encoding chemotaxis protein CheA has product MSMDLQRFHATFFEESREGLDAMEAGLLALEEGNRDPEIINSVFRAAHSIKGGAATFGFEAVAGLTHVLETLLDELRSNKRQLEPNAVDAMLGSVDVLRALLREAEHGTPAEPAAVKAVHVRLNAVLAGEAPVAAAVAMPKEEEPDAWHIGFTPAPSLFMSGNDPLRIIRELEHLGPLQIAARLERMPGFENIDPLEAYLAWDLGLIGKIPRSKIEDTFAWVVDDCELDIRPMAVPGPPASLAIDAGAAAPVAAPAVAGTATAAATPAKAAAAEAESSIRVSVDKVDALINLVGELVITQAMLKQVSADLDPAHAERLFAGLDLLERNTRDLQEAVIGVRMLPVDAVFRRFPRLVRDLSSRLGKQVRLRTIGEGTELDKGLIEKIADPLVHLVRNSIDHGLEMPDARRASGKDETGTITLAASHQGGHIVIEVSDDGRGLDRAKILEKAAERGIAVPDNPTDAQVWDLIFAPGFSTADAVTDLSGRGVGMDVVRRNIQGLGGEVQLESNAGSGTRVLIRLPLTLAILDGMTVSVAGETLILPLAYVLEALQPAPEDIRSMAGDGRVLRVRGEYLPILSLTNYYGFGGQQSSQEPLVVVVEGDGQKIALEVDELLGQQQVVVKNIENNYRRIPGVSGATILGDGRVSLIVDIGGLVRSLRVPQAA; this is encoded by the coding sequence ATGAGCATGGACCTGCAACGTTTCCACGCGACCTTTTTCGAGGAAAGCCGTGAAGGGCTCGACGCGATGGAGGCCGGGCTGCTGGCCCTTGAAGAGGGCAACCGCGACCCGGAAATCATCAACTCGGTGTTCCGCGCCGCGCACTCGATCAAAGGTGGCGCTGCCACTTTCGGTTTCGAGGCCGTCGCCGGCCTGACCCACGTGCTGGAGACGCTGCTGGACGAACTGCGCTCCAACAAGCGCCAGCTCGAACCCAATGCAGTCGATGCCATGCTCGGCTCGGTAGATGTGCTGCGCGCCTTGCTGCGTGAAGCCGAACACGGCACTCCTGCCGAGCCGGCTGCGGTCAAGGCCGTGCACGTTCGTTTGAACGCAGTGCTGGCTGGCGAAGCGCCTGTGGCCGCCGCGGTCGCCATGCCCAAGGAAGAAGAACCCGACGCCTGGCACATCGGCTTCACGCCCGCGCCGTCGCTGTTCATGAGCGGCAACGACCCGCTGCGCATCATTCGCGAGCTCGAACATCTGGGCCCGTTGCAGATTGCCGCACGTCTAGAGCGCATGCCGGGCTTTGAAAACATCGATCCACTGGAAGCCTACCTGGCGTGGGATCTGGGCCTGATCGGCAAGATTCCGCGCAGCAAGATCGAAGACACCTTTGCCTGGGTGGTGGACGATTGCGAACTGGACATCCGCCCGATGGCGGTCCCCGGCCCGCCGGCCAGCCTGGCGATCGACGCCGGCGCAGCCGCACCTGTTGCAGCCCCTGCTGTCGCGGGGACTGCTACCGCCGCTGCGACGCCTGCCAAGGCTGCTGCTGCCGAAGCCGAAAGCTCGATCCGCGTCAGCGTCGACAAGGTTGATGCATTGATCAATCTGGTTGGCGAATTGGTGATCACGCAGGCCATGCTCAAGCAGGTTTCCGCCGATCTGGACCCGGCACATGCCGAGCGTCTGTTTGCCGGCCTGGATCTGCTTGAGCGCAACACCCGCGACCTGCAGGAAGCGGTCATCGGCGTGCGCATGTTGCCCGTCGACGCGGTGTTCCGCCGCTTCCCGCGCCTGGTCCGCGATCTCTCCAGCCGTCTCGGCAAGCAGGTGCGTCTGCGCACGATTGGCGAAGGCACGGAGCTGGACAAGGGCTTGATCGAAAAGATCGCCGATCCGCTGGTGCATCTGGTGCGTAACTCGATCGACCATGGTTTGGAAATGCCCGATGCACGTCGCGCCTCCGGCAAGGACGAGACCGGCACGATTACCTTGGCGGCATCGCACCAAGGCGGTCACATCGTAATCGAAGTCAGCGACGACGGCCGCGGCCTCGACCGCGCCAAGATCCTGGAAAAGGCGGCCGAACGCGGCATTGCCGTGCCGGACAACCCGACCGATGCGCAGGTGTGGGATCTGATCTTCGCACCAGGCTTCTCTACCGCCGACGCAGTCACCGATCTCTCCGGTCGTGGCGTGGGCATGGACGTGGTCCGCCGCAACATCCAGGGGCTGGGTGGCGAAGTGCAGCTGGAAAGCAACGCCGGCAGCGGAACCCGCGTGCTCATCCGTCTGCCGCTGACGCTGGCGATTCTCGACGGCATGACCGTGTCGGTGGCTGGCGAAACCTTGATCCTGCCGCTGGCCTACGTGCTCGAAGCACTGCAGCCTGCGCCGGAAGACATCCGCTCGATGGCTGGCGACGGCCGTGTGTTGCGGGTGCGTGGCGAGTATCTGCCGATTCTTTCGCTCACCAACTACTACGGCTTCGGCGGGCAACAGTCCTCGCAGGAACCGCTGGTGGTGGTGGTCGAAGGCGACGGCCAGAAGATCGCGTTGGAAGTGGACGAATTGCTTGGCCAGCAACAGGTCGTGGTCAAGAACATCGAAAACAACTATCGCCGTATCCCGGGCGTTTCTGGCGCCACCATTCTCGGCGATGGTCGGGTTTCGCTAATCGTGGACATCGGTGGGCTGGTGCGCTCACTGCGCGTGCCGCAAGCTGCGTAA
- a CDS encoding flagellar motor protein — translation MDRLSVIGLVLAIVAIVGGSVLKGAGISSLWSPAAFLIVIVGTVAAILLHTSPAVFRRAFKILRWVIQPPASNRPQLLARIVEWSNIARRQGLLGLEDQLPRQNDTFLRKGLQMLVDGVEPESMRHMLEIEVDNQERQDLAAAKVFEGMGIYAPTLGIIGAVLGLMAVMKNLANPAMLGHGIAAAFTATIYGIASANLLFLPVAAKLKSVIQCSTNEREMAIEGLIAIAQGENPRNIESKLAGYLH, via the coding sequence ATGGACAGACTTAGCGTAATCGGACTGGTGCTCGCGATCGTGGCGATCGTGGGCGGCAGCGTTTTGAAAGGTGCCGGCATTTCGTCGCTGTGGTCGCCGGCGGCCTTCTTGATCGTGATCGTCGGTACTGTGGCGGCGATCCTGTTGCACACCTCGCCGGCAGTCTTCCGGCGCGCGTTCAAGATCCTGCGCTGGGTGATCCAGCCGCCGGCCAGCAATCGGCCGCAGCTGCTGGCGCGTATCGTGGAGTGGAGCAACATTGCCCGTCGCCAGGGCCTGCTGGGCCTGGAAGACCAGCTACCGCGGCAGAACGACACCTTCCTGCGCAAGGGCCTGCAGATGTTGGTCGATGGTGTTGAGCCGGAATCCATGCGGCATATGCTTGAGATCGAAGTCGACAATCAGGAGCGTCAGGATCTTGCCGCAGCCAAGGTGTTCGAAGGCATGGGCATTTACGCACCCACGCTGGGCATCATCGGTGCGGTGCTGGGGCTGATGGCAGTGATGAAGAATCTGGCGAACCCGGCCATGCTTGGGCACGGCATCGCGGCAGCGTTCACCGCCACCATCTACGGAATCGCCTCGGCCAATCTGTTGTTTCTCCCAGTCGCTGCCAAGCTGAAGAGCGTCATCCAGTGCAGTACCAACGAGCGTGAAATGGCGATCGAAGGCTTGATCGCGATCGCCCAGGGCGAGAACCCGCGCAACATCGAATCGAAACTGGCCGGATACTTGCATTAG
- a CDS encoding STAS domain-containing protein produces the protein MSTVTLGEDLGIETSAELKQKLVGFLEQDGQLLLDAGDVRRIHTASVQVLYAFVQARRQAGLHIEFDGCNDTFRDAARLLGVTDALGLSASNDNLKSVENAA, from the coding sequence ATGAGCACAGTGACATTGGGCGAGGATCTCGGCATCGAGACCAGCGCCGAACTCAAGCAGAAACTTGTCGGATTTCTCGAGCAGGACGGCCAGTTGTTGCTTGATGCCGGCGACGTCCGGCGCATCCACACTGCCAGCGTGCAGGTGCTCTACGCCTTTGTGCAGGCTCGCCGCCAAGCCGGCCTGCACATCGAATTCGATGGTTGCAACGACACCTTTAGAGATGCGGCTCGTCTGCTCGGCGTCACCGACGCGCTCGGACTTTCCGCATCCAATGACAACCTGAAATCTGTGGAGAACGCCGCATGA
- the motD gene encoding flagellar motor protein MotD, whose translation MACRRKHHEEHGNHEAWAIPYADLMTLLLAFFVVMYAISSLNEGKYKVVAQAFTTAFGGSSNAASPVQIGKTQTQGADYDRPSVIKADAPMADPNRPTDPTLLPSIAAQMRMPVSLRNQAQLARAQRQMDAVAQQLSKTLSPLIDKKLITIRRNDLWIEVEINSDILFGTGSAALASTARATLSTLASVLRDAPNGVRVEGYTDNQPIATAQFPSNWELSAARAASVVHLFADDGIAPQRLAMVGYGEFRARADNSTEAGRNANRRVVLIILADSAGSLAPDPPSQMHATAAGAPKLPKSGGGQTAVTTVSGTNSVPAVIQGVQ comes from the coding sequence ATGGCATGTCGTCGCAAACATCACGAAGAACATGGCAACCACGAAGCGTGGGCGATCCCGTATGCCGATCTGATGACGTTACTGCTGGCGTTCTTCGTGGTGATGTACGCCATCTCCTCGCTCAACGAAGGCAAGTACAAAGTCGTGGCACAGGCGTTCACCACTGCCTTCGGTGGCTCGTCCAATGCGGCCAGCCCGGTGCAGATCGGCAAGACCCAGACGCAGGGCGCCGACTACGACCGCCCGTCGGTGATCAAGGCCGACGCGCCGATGGCCGATCCCAACAGGCCGACCGACCCCACCCTGTTGCCCTCCATAGCCGCGCAGATGCGCATGCCGGTGTCGTTGCGCAACCAGGCGCAGCTGGCGCGCGCGCAGCGGCAGATGGATGCGGTGGCGCAACAGCTGAGCAAGACGTTGTCGCCGCTGATCGACAAGAAACTCATCACCATCCGCCGCAACGATCTGTGGATCGAGGTGGAGATCAACAGCGACATTCTCTTCGGCACCGGTTCGGCCGCACTAGCCAGCACGGCGCGCGCCACGTTGTCCACGCTGGCCTCGGTGCTGCGCGATGCGCCCAACGGCGTGCGCGTGGAGGGTTATACCGACAATCAGCCGATCGCGACCGCGCAGTTCCCTTCCAATTGGGAGCTATCGGCCGCGCGCGCAGCCAGCGTTGTGCACTTGTTTGCCGATGACGGCATCGCCCCGCAGCGATTGGCGATGGTGGGCTATGGAGAATTCCGCGCACGTGCCGATAACAGTACTGAGGCGGGACGGAATGCGAACCGGCGTGTGGTGTTGATCATCCTCGCTGACTCGGCTGGCTCACTCGCTCCCGATCCGCCATCGCAGATGCATGCGACCGCTGCCGGGGCGCCCAAGCTTCCCAAGTCTGGCGGCGGCCAAACGGCCGTTACCACCGTAAGCGGAACAAATTCCGTCCCCGCCGTAATTCAAGGAGTGCAGTGA
- a CDS encoding DUF2523 family protein, with the protein MPAILGALIAGLLQALRTYLPGIVGRILLAFGIGLTTHAVALPAMKAVIQGFLGRLPNVLYAYFEASGCGIATTMVLSAVIAARSQSVILTKLWSK; encoded by the coding sequence ATGCCCGCCATTCTCGGTGCACTCATCGCAGGCTTGTTGCAGGCCCTGCGCACGTATCTCCCCGGCATCGTCGGCCGGATCTTGTTGGCGTTCGGCATTGGCCTCACAACGCACGCGGTGGCGCTTCCAGCGATGAAGGCGGTGATTCAAGGCTTTCTCGGTCGGCTGCCCAACGTGCTTTATGCCTACTTCGAGGCGAGCGGCTGCGGCATTGCGACAACCATGGTTCTTTCCGCTGTGATCGCTGCGCGGTCGCAATCTGTGATTCTCACGAAATTGTGGAGCAAGTAA
- a CDS encoding chemotaxis protein CheW, with protein sequence MSNHSANGEMDDYLEGLLHDAGIEIPAPPAIADIAAAQVLADADVALAESPVQIAAAPQAAATVLSAEAIAADFLAEMDADPAFGAPVVAAPRAIDIAADFLAEMDADPAFGAPVVAAPSAVDIAADFLAEMDADPAFATAAPSPFMSTADLMAEMDADPAFGLAAPAAPAPARAAPTPMQAPHRAPPAPAYPQGLQALLAPGQAERINSERRVSERSTRWLRLRCGEQTYALELLKVQEVVLPVPLLPLRGTASAMLGIMNLRGQVVPVIDLGVHLGSSPVDMDLQTRVVVLEENGETMGLRVSAVEDVTSLTDQQIEPPDNARLCRISNNLFRGVARLGHQPMILLDASHLLH encoded by the coding sequence ATGAGCAACCACAGCGCCAACGGTGAGATGGACGATTATCTGGAAGGGCTGCTGCACGATGCCGGTATCGAGATCCCTGCCCCCCCCGCGATTGCCGACATCGCCGCTGCACAGGTACTTGCCGATGCAGACGTCGCATTAGCCGAATCACCTGTGCAGATCGCCGCCGCACCTCAAGCCGCTGCCACAGTCCTCAGTGCCGAAGCGATCGCCGCCGATTTCCTGGCCGAAATGGATGCCGACCCAGCCTTCGGTGCGCCAGTAGTTGCCGCACCAAGGGCCATAGACATCGCCGCCGATTTCCTGGCCGAAATGGACGCCGATCCGGCCTTCGGTGCGCCAGTGGTTGCCGCACCGAGTGCCGTAGATATCGCCGCCGATTTCCTGGCCGAAATGGATGCCGACCCGGCCTTCGCCACGGCCGCACCCAGCCCGTTTATGAGCACGGCCGATCTGATGGCCGAAATGGACGCGGACCCAGCCTTCGGTCTTGCCGCACCGGCTGCACCTGCACCTGCACGCGCTGCGCCGACACCGATGCAGGCACCCCACCGCGCGCCACCGGCACCGGCCTATCCGCAAGGCCTGCAAGCACTGTTGGCGCCCGGCCAGGCCGAACGCATCAATTCCGAACGACGCGTAAGCGAACGCAGCACACGTTGGTTGCGCCTGCGCTGCGGCGAACAGACCTACGCGCTGGAATTGCTCAAGGTGCAGGAAGTGGTGTTGCCTGTGCCGCTGCTGCCATTGCGCGGCACCGCCAGCGCAATGCTCGGCATCATGAATCTGCGTGGCCAAGTGGTGCCGGTGATCGATCTGGGCGTGCATCTGGGTTCGTCGCCGGTGGACATGGATCTGCAGACGCGTGTGGTGGTGCTGGAAGAAAATGGCGAAACCATGGGCTTGCGTGTGTCGGCGGTGGAAGACGTCACCAGCCTCACCGATCAGCAGATCGAGCCACCGGACAACGCACGCCTGTGCCGCATTTCCAACAACCTATTCCGTGGCGTGGCACGTTTGGGCCACCAGCCGATGATCCTGCTAGACGCCAGCCACCTGCTGCATTGA
- a CDS encoding response regulator, protein MSARILVVDDSASMRQMVSFALTSAGFAVEEAEDGAVALGRAKGQRFNAVVTDVNMPNMDGISLIRELRQLPDYKFTPMLMLTTESAADKKSEGKAAGATGWLVKPFNPEQLIATVQKVLG, encoded by the coding sequence ATGAGCGCACGTATCTTGGTGGTGGACGATTCGGCGTCGATGCGCCAGATGGTTTCTTTCGCCCTCACCTCGGCCGGCTTTGCCGTCGAAGAAGCCGAAGACGGCGCCGTTGCACTGGGCCGCGCGAAGGGCCAGCGCTTCAATGCGGTGGTGACCGACGTGAACATGCCCAACATGGATGGCATTTCTCTGATCCGCGAACTGCGCCAGCTGCCGGACTACAAGTTCACCCCGATGCTCATGCTTACCACCGAATCGGCGGCCGATAAAAAGTCCGAAGGCAAGGCGGCGGGTGCGACGGGTTGGTTGGTGAAGCCGTTCAATCCAGAACAGTTGATCGCCACCGTCCAGAAAGTTCTGGGTTAA
- a CDS encoding zonular occludens toxin domain-containing protein — MGVYLVTGQPGHGKTAYGLDKAFQWQKEGRKIYANGVKDLDYGKADFTYLDDPTKWEQLPDGSVVLLDECYTIFPNRNPGAKVPDHVEAMARHRHRGFDFILIAQQGLQLDPFLRGLYEEHVHVRQTSIMKSKTKLKRWNMYQGNVQGACNDIVDWVRPKYVFDYYTSTTLVTTRRQIPTWIRNIGIGVVLLAVVLFWLRWHFQSKIAGFEAEHKALTAKQGATPTALGGTTGAGGVAVTRAPLTPLEYAQAHRPRIASMPWTAPIYDQRPVVSNPQVFCIASNAGIDGQGKHHEAGCRCMTEQGTRYVVPPHECRFMAENGPAYNPYKMPPTELAATLRDQLNTTPAADAPLPSLTGTVLQTKPRSLGTMPENEPYKSESFITAPAREGVM; from the coding sequence ATGGGCGTCTATCTCGTCACCGGCCAGCCTGGCCACGGTAAAACAGCCTATGGCCTTGACAAGGCCTTCCAGTGGCAGAAAGAGGGCCGCAAGATCTACGCCAACGGCGTCAAGGATCTGGACTACGGCAAGGCGGATTTCACCTACCTTGATGACCCCACCAAGTGGGAACAGCTGCCCGATGGATCCGTGGTGCTGCTCGATGAGTGCTACACCATCTTTCCGAACCGCAACCCAGGTGCCAAGGTGCCTGACCACGTTGAAGCGATGGCCCGGCATCGCCATCGCGGATTCGACTTCATCCTGATCGCGCAGCAAGGGCTGCAGCTCGACCCGTTCCTGCGTGGCCTGTACGAGGAGCACGTGCATGTGCGCCAGACCTCGATCATGAAGAGCAAGACGAAGTTGAAGCGCTGGAACATGTACCAGGGCAACGTCCAGGGCGCATGCAACGACATCGTGGATTGGGTGCGGCCTAAGTATGTGTTTGACTACTACACGTCCACCACGCTGGTCACCACGCGCCGCCAGATTCCCACCTGGATTCGCAACATCGGTATCGGGGTTGTACTGCTCGCAGTGGTCCTCTTTTGGCTGCGCTGGCACTTTCAATCCAAGATCGCCGGATTCGAAGCAGAGCACAAGGCACTGACCGCGAAACAAGGTGCGACACCGACTGCCCTGGGAGGTACGACGGGGGCGGGCGGTGTCGCCGTTACACGCGCACCACTCACGCCCCTGGAATACGCACAGGCGCATCGCCCACGCATTGCGTCCATGCCCTGGACAGCGCCCATCTATGACCAGCGTCCAGTCGTCTCTAATCCGCAGGTGTTCTGCATTGCAAGCAACGCCGGCATTGACGGGCAGGGCAAACACCACGAAGCCGGTTGCAGGTGCATGACAGAGCAGGGCACGCGTTACGTTGTACCGCCGCATGAGTGCCGATTCATGGCGGAGAACGGGCCGGCCTACAACCCGTACAAGATGCCTCCCACCGAGCTTGCCGCAACACTGCGCGACCAGCTCAACACGACGCCAGCTGCGGATGCTCCTTTGCCTTCCCTGACTGGGACCGTCCTGCAGACAAAACCGCGCAGCCTCGGCACCATGCCCGAGAACGAACCGTACAAGTCAGAGAGCTTTATCACCGCGCCAGCCCGCGAAGGAGTTATGTGA
- a CDS encoding transporter, whose amino-acid sequence MKSRVLASCLVLFGVAGHARAEDSIATDRPDFVESSLTVGNHWVQVETSVAWERDASVATYSTPTLFRYGLGQTWELRLETDGWQRIDAPGQAKVSGMADVSLGIKHHLVSSDDGKTSLAWLLHVDLPSGAHAVRGHGARPSFRLVAEWDLSDSISAGMMPGVIRDDDGQGHRYTAGIFGAVLGKAWNDRVRSFVELALPQIAKRDNGGTVALLDVGSAWLLSNDVQLDAVYSRGLNDRSPDHALGVGLSFRF is encoded by the coding sequence ATGAAGTCACGTGTTCTTGCCAGCTGCCTTGTTCTGTTCGGAGTTGCCGGCCATGCCCGCGCCGAAGATTCGATCGCGACCGATCGACCGGATTTTGTCGAGTCCAGCCTCACTGTAGGCAACCATTGGGTACAGGTGGAAACCAGCGTCGCGTGGGAACGCGATGCGTCTGTGGCGACTTATTCCACGCCCACGCTGTTTCGCTACGGCCTTGGCCAGACATGGGAATTGCGTCTGGAAACCGATGGCTGGCAGCGCATTGATGCACCGGGCCAAGCCAAAGTCAGCGGCATGGCCGATGTGTCGCTCGGCATCAAACACCACCTAGTCAGCTCCGACGACGGCAAGACCTCGCTGGCCTGGCTGCTGCACGTGGATCTGCCCAGCGGCGCGCATGCCGTGCGCGGTCATGGCGCAAGGCCATCGTTCCGGCTGGTGGCCGAGTGGGATCTCAGCGACAGTATCTCGGCCGGCATGATGCCCGGCGTGATCCGGGACGACGATGGGCAAGGCCATCGCTACACCGCAGGTATTTTCGGCGCGGTACTCGGCAAGGCGTGGAACGACCGCGTGCGCTCCTTCGTGGAATTGGCGCTGCCGCAGATCGCCAAGCGCGACAACGGCGGCACGGTCGCGCTGCTCGATGTCGGCTCGGCCTGGCTGCTGAGTAACGATGTGCAACTGGATGCGGTGTACAGCCGCGGCCTCAACGACCGCTCACCGGATCACGCGCTCGGCGTCGGTCTGTCCTTCCGCTTCTGA